GGAGTGGGTGGAGAGAGGGGCCGGCGCTAGAGAGCTGCGGGCTGTGGTTCCTGACTGACGGGCTGTGGTTCCTGACGGGGGCAAAGCCAGGTGAGACCCAGGGCTGAGGGGGAGTGCCTGGCCTTGTCACTTCTTCACGTGTGACAGGAGAGAACTAGGAAGGATTCAGTGCCCGCGCAGGTGGGTTTGCGTTTGTGAGACCTGGAACTTTGCCCTGAAAAAGGAGGGGCGGGTAAGGGAGCCGGGCTGAGGAGGGTAGAGGTTCGACATAGCTGTGCTAGTCAGGAAGACAGCTGGAGGGCCTTAGTCAGAGACCGTGAGTTGGTAGTGACTGCCATCTGGGACACCGTCCTTCTAGTCACACGGGAGCACAGTCGTGGGAGCAGAGAAAGCATACGGTTGGCTTTATTCACTGAGGGAGCACAGGCTTACGGGGCCCGGGTGGGTGTCGTGTGATGTGCTACGGGCTGGAGATCTCTTAACCAAAGGGACGTGATCCCGGAGCAGCATCTGAAGGAAGTTATCTGGGCCcagaaggcggggtgggggggtggggtggaaagtGAAGACATCattccaggtagagggagaagcgtGGGCAGAGGCTCGAACAGATGGATCAAGAGGGAATGCGGCACACGGTagaagtggggaggagcaggggaccAGATCTCGGGTCCTGTCAGCCTAGGGAAGTGGGAAGCACTAGAGGATTTCAAAATTTGAGAATAACCTGTTTTATAAAAATCTCTGAGCGTTAGTCATACATCAGGTGCATGCATGGCCTTGTAATAGATCCACTGACAAAATATAAGACGTGTGATCCTTTCTTGGGGGCATGTGTGGTCCTTCGGGGTGAGGTttgagtacctttttttttttttaaataagttacttttttttttttttttaagattttatttatttgacacagagaaatcacaagtaggcagaggcaggcagaggggaagaggaaagcaggctccctgtgagcagagaacccgatgtgggctTCAagcccgggaccctgagatcatgacctgagccgaaggcagaaacttaacccactgagctagccaggtacccCAGGTTTGAGTACCCTTAACAAGCAGTCATCACTGCCTTGAAGTTAACAGAGTGTGGCCAAGTCTGGGCCAGGAAGGGCGGACGTGTCATGGTTCAGACTTGTGTCCCCTTCCTGCTGTGCGTCACAAGGCTGTAAAAGGATGGTGGCTCTCACACATCCCCTCTGGATTTCTGAGAAGAGGGGTATCTTCTTGACCCAGTCAGAAACCTCCTTGTaattttctctgcctttccagAATGACCAGAGCTCTCATGGACTCGCTGGGGCCCGAGTGGCGTCTGAAGCTGCCCTCTATCCCCTTGGTGCCTGTCACAGCTCAGAAGAGGTGGGATTCCTCACCTTTGGAGTACCACAAAGAGAACACTAAGGGCAAATTCAGAGAAGCCACAACCACCAAGGGCAGAGGTAAGCTGTGACTTCCTGCCCAGAGTGTTATAATCTCCCCTTGGCCACCACCTTCAGAGTAATCCTGTAAAAACTGACCTTGCTTAAAGCCAAGCTATAAAAGTTAAATCCTGAAGGCAGTGAGAAAGCCCGCCTACTGCTGTCCCAATTCAGAGTCAGAAAAGGCACATTGGACGCTCGGCCTGGCGCATAGGTATACAGCGTtagttcccttctctttcctctggcAGCACTGGGGATGGATGATCCAGGATGTTTTTGGTGGCAAGAACAGAAAACTCAACGTGGTAAAAATAACAAAGAGAACATACTGGCTCATTTAACTAAAAGTTATGAGTTCAGATTCAGGGTAGGTTTGCTCCAGGAGCTCACGACATTAGCAGACTTGGACTCCATTCCTTGATACTTGTCTCAGCATTCTTCTCTGGTGTGTCTGCTTTGTCCTGGGGTAGTCTTCCCTCCCAGGAGTAAAGTAGCCATAAAGTAGTTCCTGGTCTTGTCCCCATATGCCATGCCTTGTGgcccagaggaaaagaaaaaggtgggtTTTCTTCCAAGAGCTCCCTAAGAGAgggtttctttcctttaaatcCCTTTAAATACACTGTCTCAGTGTATTCCGGCCTGTTTGGTCACAGGCCATTCTCTAGGAACTGATCACTGGGGCCAGGGAGATTTTGTGGCCCTAAGCCATCTGCCTCCACCTTCATAGTGAGAGGGTGCTGCTTCCCCAGGAACATACACACCACGCGGGGCCCTGGAGATGGAATAGGGAGGGGAGATCCAAGCCAGGGAGCCCCAAAACGGGGGCTGTTGACCTCAAGCATGTAAAAAGGAGGGGCCATTCTTCAAGCCTCGGTTCAGCAGCGCCCAGGGAATGAGCTGGGTCCAGTGAGTCTAGGCATTGAGGAGAGCAGGTGCAGCGGGTGAGCGCTCCAGGCTCGCCGTGTTGGCAGTGCAGGGCGGCGTCACTCCCCTGCCCGCCCGCAAGGGAATGGGTCTGGCCGTGGGTAGCATTCACTCTGGTTTGTGGGAACCTGCTAAGTGTCTCCCACTCTTCTCCAGAATGGAAATGTGGGGTGCTAACGAACTAGATGGCTTCAGGGCGCCTActaagtatttcattctttcagAGTCACTGGCCCATGTATTTTCCAGCTCTGTGTGATGTATTTCCAGTGTGACACAGAGAGGACAGGCAGTCTTGGCCTTTAGGAAGCCCTCAGTATAAGAAGAGACGGAGACACCTAAACAGCATTTCCAAATACAGGAGGAAGGACACATGCTTTAGAGCCTTTAGTATTTGGGGAGTTCGAGAGAGGAACTGACACCTGTGCGCTTGGAGGAGTCAGAGAAAGCCTCCCGGAGGAGGTGACCAGTTGAGCTAGATGCTGAGGGGGACTGACGGGGGTGTTCTTCAggtgaggaagggaagggaatgtCTGATAGTCAGTAGAAAGAGCTAGAGAATGCAGTGCGTGGCTCTTGCTGGGGAGCTGTGGGAGGCCCTAGGCCTGCTGTGTGGAATTGGGGAGCCTGAGGAAAGCCAAAGGGGTATGGACACTGCAACCCACCCAGGAGAGGGCAGGAAGGTTCACAGCAGGATGTTTGCAACCACAAACAACAGAACTGGAAATGGCGCAGATCTCCAAGCAGAAGGGATGAATGAGCAGTGAGTGCGAGCTACAGGGATACGGGTCAGTACAGCGGAGTCTGAGGAACACAGTGCTGAGGGGAAGGAGTAAAGCCAAGTCACAGAGGAATAGGAATACTTAgaatcatttattctttcatatgaaattaaaaaaaaaaaacgaacggCAAATGGTTTATAGGAACTATCGTATATAGTTAAGCTACcaagggaaaagggaggaagaaagcacAGGGTTGGGGATCACGGTTTCCTCCAGGGGTGGGTTGATTTGGGGAGGGGGCCCCATGGGGCTTTAAAAGTCTCAGTAACTGTTCTGTTTCTGAAGAGTGTAAGGGTGTTAGTTTTGTTCctgaaaccttaccaatgtcataAAGATTCAGGATTTTAtaaagatagtttttaaaaattaaagaaacccGGTGAtctgggagctggggctggagcgTGGTCGCTGCTGTGTAGTGAAGGGCCGAGGGCCAGGCCAGCAGCCCGGGTTTCGCCTCATGTCTCTGTCCTTCTGCACTGGGGCCCAGCTGCGTGGGGCAGGTGAGGGAAGGTCCAGGCTCAGAACAACAGAGAGGAGGAACAGTGGGCTCCTCGGCCGTCTTCAGAGAGCTGGGGAGCGACACCCTTCTTTCTCAGATGCTTATTTAAATTCTTACTTCCTCTCCTGCTTTAAGTTGATAGGGTGCTCTGCACTTTGTGGCACACTCAGGTTTTGTCCTGACTCTGGCCCCGGGTCGGGTTGCTAGCGCCTCAGTGTACAGACGAACTGAGGTCCCCAAGACATAGGCAGGTCACCCGAGGTCCCCGGCTGCTGAGGGCCACTGCCGGGACTAGACCTCAGCGTGCCCTTTACCGCATATCTGTCtgaggtgtgtgtctgtgtgtgtttctgtcgGGAGTCCCCAGCCTCCGACTGAGAACCTGTTAATTTCCCAGAAGCCATGTGGGGGACGCCTTCCTTGGGGATGCTGCTTTAGAGCAGTGTAGGGAGTCTGGagagggggcgtgggagagggtcGCTGACAGTGAGGCCTCATGGCCCTCAGGCACCTGCTCCATGGCTCTTTCCTCTTCTGAATTTGCATCTAGTGTCTTCTGCTGGGGATGTGGAGAGAGCCAGAATTCTGAAGGAAGAAGGCAATGAGCTTGTAAAGAAGGGGAACCATAAGAAAGCTATTGAGAAGTACAGTGAAAGCCTGTCCTTCAGTGACATAGAGTCCGCCACATACAGCAACAGGTATGTTCCGCgcagctgctgccctgggggctCGCGGGACGCTGGCTgtcgccgccccccccccccgccccgatcTGCTTGCGGACTGGGGTGGCCTCTTCATTCCTCTCGTGGACTCAGTGTGTCGCACCTCAGAGTAGGTGTACCTGGTTGTTCTGGTCACCGGGAGGCAGGTGTAGCCAGTGGCATTCACTCTCTTAAAGGAATAGAAACTGAGCGATGCCCCCAAGGGGCCTGGGCTCtgtcctcctccctcctcttcaggCTTTCGCGAACCGTCCGGCTGTGCACACTCTGTGAGTGAGAGCAGTGTGCTTGCCACACAAACATGGCCTCAGCACGTGTCTCGTAGCCCTCCCCCTGGCCTAGCCCCACGGCTTCCCCAGACCCTCCCGTCGGGAGGGTTGGCCCTGTCGCAGCATGGGGACAGAACCCAGGGTGTGGACTCCCTGTCACCTGACCTGGGAGCAAGAGAGATGGTCTCGCCTAGCCTGAAGGGTGTGACCTGTGGCCCAGTTGAACAACCCGCACCAcgggctgtggctgtggctgctGGTTCTTTCTACCGACAGCGAGGGGCACCGTCCCTTTACTGGGTGGGAATCACGGTTTTACACACACTCAGGCGTACTGATTGGTCCGTGGCCTTCCCCTTTGCAAGTCAAGAAATCAGAAGCTCAGAGCTGGAAGGTCTTCACCTCCGCTCACCTGGCCAGTAAATGGTGGAGACAGACTCGCAACCTGGCTCAGATGAGATCTACTAGTTTTACTGTCAGAAGCTTAGAACACTCACCTAGGGACCATCTCTGAGCCAAATCTTGCTTATAAAAGATTTACTATAAAAACGTTATCAATTGTTTCTCCCGCCCTGCTAACATACACATACTATTACTCTTTAGTTAAAAAATCTTGGATTTACTATAATCTCACCATTTCCTATCCAAAATTCTTGGGATAAAAATGTGTTCCAGATCTGAGTAAGGTCATATGGTTCATACATGGGACCACACAATACTCCCACAGGCTCTGGGGCAGTGGCTGAAGTTCATTGTTAACATTTCTGCCTGAAACACAGGGACAGTCCATGTTCATGTGGGGCAGTGTTCAGACTAAGTAACCGCAGGCCTGTGCAGGTCAGGTTTTGCTGTCAAATAAGTTCAAGAgagaacttttcattttaaagtgtgGATTTTGGCATTTGGAACCTGTGGTTTTACTGGCTGATTAGACCAGGGATCCCTCAGTCTGTCAGGCTCACCGGAAGGAAGGGCTGCTGCCCATCTGTTCTAGGTTTCTGCAGCAGCATTTTAATAACCCTATTTCTGGGCCTGCTGGACTCACTTGTCTGATACTGCGAGAGTCCTCTAATAGTCTAGTTTCCTGAATTTTTACTGTATTCAAGACAacgctttgttttgtttaaatatgattttttcacGCAAGTATGTTTGtgccacactgttttaattattagTGCTTTATACTCTCTTGTAGGGGTGGTTTTCTCCTTGTTCTTAATCAGAGCATCACTGGCTCTTttcccaggtttgtttttctaGCTAAACCTAGTAGGATCTTTTTGACAGACTCCAAAAAGTATCTTGGTGGGCTTTTAGTTGTGGTtacattgaatttataaattttttttggaagatttttattatttatttattcgacaggcagagaggcaggcagagaagcaggcagagagagggggggaagcaggctccctgatgagcagagagcccaatgtggggcttgatcccaggacccggagatcatgacctgagccaaaggcagaggctttaacccactgagccacccaggcgcccctgaatttataaatttaatttcgaGGACTGATAACTTGACACAAAACTGAATTTTCCCTCCATTGTGGCTGAAATTATATATCCTGGATGCCACTGAAATGCTCTGCCTTGTGTGTCTGAAGCTCTGTGCACCGGGGCATTGCCTTTGGCTTCCTCCCGTTCTCTCTGTGCAGTTAATATCACTCGGGTGCCCCGCACGTACAGCTTGCCCTGAATGGACCTTCAGAAGAgtctcatttaaaattaaaaaataaacctgaatCCCTATCTCACtccatcttttaaaagaaattctaagtGGATCACAGTTTCAAATGTGGAAAGTAAAACCATTAAGTTCTAGAAGAATGCACAGATTAATTATCTTGCAGTGGGAAATCTATTAAAATGGAGTTGTTGTGGGGTGGGGGATAGGAACGAGAGCGCTCATTAAAGGAAAGGTAAGTCCGACTTCATAAGGTTAAAAACCCTTATGTAAAAATACTGAGCAATTACGTTAAAACGGACCTTGTTTTCTTCCATTATTGATTGAAATTAAAGATTGACACCCAGGGTTGGTACAGTTACAGGAAAATAGAATGTTATTGATGGTGCCTCAGAGAGCAGCTCCTTCGCAGAGCATTTTGGCAACAGCAGTCGAGATTCTAAGCGCCCGTATCCGCTGACCCGTGGTCCGCTCCCAGCAGGCCTCTGAGTTGTATGCACAAGGGCGCTGATGGCAGCGTCTGGTTCACAGACTGGAAGCAGTGAAAACTGTCTCCAGATAAGGAATTGGTAGAATAAGTTCTGGTTCATCCGACCAAGTGAATACTGCTCCCGCTGGAGATGCTGAGCGGGATGGAGGGAGGCCCAGAGGGAGCGCCAGCACACCTGTTCTTAGCGGCCATCTTTGGAGAAAAGAATGGGGAAGGTGTACAGACCTTTTCCGCCTGTAGATGCAGAACGTTTCGTCGTATGGACGTCTGCAGctggtttttttccccatgattatgaaaattctcactaTAAGTTGGAAGAATTGTGCTTTGACCCACCTACCATCTAAATTCCCCATTAACGCTTCGCTCCGTTTGCCCTGTCGCTGTGGAGCCGTTGACTGGCGCCTCCTAGTTGGGGCGCATTTCAGCGTGCGCCGCAGACCTCTTCCACCTTCCCGCTGACGTGCCCACGTGCGCATCCTCAGGGTCCAGTGCCCTGGATGACTCTTTAATCCATCAAGGGGGAGGTTTCGGGAGCAAAAGAAAACAGGCTGGGAGCGTGAGGTGGCCTGAGGGGTGGAGCCACACGGTCAGGACCAGGACGCGGAGGGCCGCAAGCCAGGCTCCCCAGggggcctctccccacccccatcccaccccgCGCTGCGCCCCCGCGGGTTCCCGCTATGGAGAGGGGCCAGCCTCCCCCCAAGGGTGAGGAAGCTGTGTGGCCACCGGCTCAGAGCCCCGTTTGTCAACTCCAAGGTCACCCCTCTGACCACCTCacggctggggtgggggtgctaaGCAGGGGCTGAGACCTCCGTCGGCCTTTCCCATCAGAGCGCTCTGCCATTTGGCCCTGAAGCAGTACAAGGAAGCAGTGAGGGACTGCACAGAAGCCCTCAGGCTGGATGGAAAGAACGTGAAGGCATTCTACAGACGAGCGCAAGCCTACAAGGCACTCAAGGTAAGAAAAGCCTGACTGAAAGGCACCTGCTGAGGCGCCTGGGGTGGCCCTTCCAGAGCGTAGGCTGGGCGAGGGGGAGGGGGCCAAGTCCCTCCCCATCCAGGGAAGCCCTGGTGGCTCCAGGCAGGCCCTCAGGCTGGGGTTCAAGACCCTCCGCCCTGGCCGCTCGGCCCGCCTCGGTCGGGCCCCCGTCCTCgccccctgctctctcctctcaggACTACAAATCCAGCTTTGAAGACATCAACAGTCTTCTGCAGCTTGAGCCGAGAAACGGCCCTGCCCAGAAGTTGCAGCAGGAAGTTAACCAGAGCTTAAACTAAAGACCCAGAAGGTTAGCGGGAAACCTCTGCCCGAGCTCCCTCCTCCAGGCCTGCTCCTGGGACCCAGCATACCCCCAAGTGAGCTCGGAGGTGACTCAGAGGTGACGGCTTCCCACCCCTTAAGAGGCTTTGCTTGTTCAAATTAAGCTCAGAgtagtaaaacaaaaaaacaaaccccagatGTTGTTGTTTTGCTGGAACGGTCCCTACTCCCCGCCTGCCTTGGACAGTTGGCAGAGCACTTggctctgtccctgccccagccGTGCTCCCCACGGCTGCCCTTCTAGCTGCACCAGACCCGTCTCACTGTGGTTCATCTGAGCAAACTGAGCTCGGGGGTTGGAGGGTAGGGGGGTGGCAGGAGGGATAAACTAGAACCCAGAGCAGCCTGTTGAGCTGGTTCTCCAGGGCTGCTGTCCCCGCCCTGTCCCGGGCAGAGTTCCCTCTGTTCTGAGCTCCAGTGCCTTTTGGCTGGGCCCTGCTTTGGTGAGGACGCGGAATCCTGACCCTCGGATGGCCTTGTCCGTAGCTCTGCGCCACGGCCTCCTGCGGGGAGGTGCCCAAGCGGTTTTAAGAGTCCGGAGGTGTGGCCGCTCTTGAAGGTGGGATGGAGAGAAAGGCCTTCTTGAAATCCGGGTCCTTCCGCTCTGGGCAGGGACTTCTTTTGACCTCAACAGTGGCCCCCTCCAAGCTTCTAGGTTCTTTGTAACGTGAAGTCAATTTGAACTTAACGACTGATTTTGTTGAACTGCGTATTCAAGCTATTGCATTAAACATCTTTCTGGTACATAGATGCCTACTGTATTCATGTTTGTGCTTTTTCAGCTTTGTGCCTGCACCTTTGCAGTAATAAAGAGCTACAGCGCATTGAGCATTTGCACACTTGTTGAACAGACTTCCTCGAGTGTCTGCACGAGTCAGGCTCTGTGTACAGTGCTGGGGAGATCGGTGACCAGCCATGTCCCTGCTCTCAGAGGGCTGAGGCTCCGGTGGGCAGGGACAGTGGTCACCAGAGATCCCCAGAACAAACTGTAGCCAGGCAAGCGCTCTAGAACCGTCACACGGCACTTTCCCCGCCAGACCCTGGGAGGGAAAGGGGTCCCTGAGGAAGTAAAGCTTGCACTGAGTTCTAACGTGGGAGTTTAACTGGTGAGGAGAGCAGTAAGGCAGGCCAAGCAGACACCACAGACATTTGTATAGGccccagcagggaggagagggcgAGGACGGGGCCCAGAAAGTACTTTCCTAGTCTGTGTCTAGTCAAATTgttccccctgctttttttttttttttttttttttaaagattttgagagaacaagtgggaggaagggcagagggagaagcagactccccagagagcagggagcctgacatgacgtgagactcgatctcaggatcctggatcatgacttgagccgaaggcaaactcttcttttttttttttaagatttttattatttatttacttgacagagagagatcacaagtaggcagagaggcagacagacaggaagggaagccgactccctgctgagcagaaagcccatgcggggcttgatcccaggaccctgggatcatgacctgagctgaaggcagaggctttaacccactgagccacccaagcacccccaaaggcaaactcttaaccaaccgagccacccaggcacccactgtgTTTTCCCCTTAATGGAGCAGCACGCAGTCTGAGGACCCTAAGAGCAGAGGGAAACCATTGTCCCTTTGCTCTTGTCACAGGAGTGCCGAGCGCCATTCAGCTGGTAGCACACTGCTTCTGAGCTCTGAAGGAGGAGCTCTGTGAGCTGCCACAGCCCTCTGAGCTAAGCAGATTCTAGGGGTCACAGACCCATATGCCGCATGGCCAAGGGGCCAGAGCGGGGAGCTGTGCCCCTTTTATTGTCACCTCTCAGGCAAGACTCTTAACTGATGGGAGGCAGGTTTAGTGGTAACATCCCCTCACAATTGACTGACTTTTTCTTCTCAGGGTCTAGAAGGCAAGCACCTTGGTTTACTAATGGACACACAGAAGATAAAATCAGGACTTGGGAAGGTATCTAAAAGCAATTCTGTGGGGGCTTTTTCTAGAATAATGGTATGTGATAATGATAAGGTGCCCAGACGTGGGCACAGGAGGCCTCCTTGTGCCTGAGTGAGGTGGGGCAGAGCAAAGCGTGGGGGCTTGACCGGGCTGGGATTGGCTGAAAGGAGCAGACACCCGAAGTGCTGGAGGAGAAGGTGTGTACACcagagaaggggcaggggcagagcaggACCATCTGGAAGCAACTCAAAACGCACCCAGCAGCAGCCCTCACACAGCACCGAGACAAGGAATTCAAGCTGCAGGTGCCCACGTCTGACGCCCATGGAGGTTTCCAGATACTTGGCTGAGTGCCTGGCAGTGCAGGTTCCCCCCGCCCTCCCGAAGCACCAACTGCCGCTGGCCTCCCGCTGACTGAGGGATTGTGTAACGTTATTCTAGACAAGACAGAGTTTGCAGCACTTTTAATGCACAAAGCAAAAAGTGATAGGCTGGCGGGGTGTCCAGCCTTCATTCCACATACCGAGCTCAAGTACCCATACAGCcccagggagaagaaagaagttaCGGTTCAGTGAGAGAGCCAAGAGCAGGAAACGCCATTCTCTTGTCAGCCGGGGGAGGCAGGATTCCATTTTCTGGGGATGAAAGGATAGGAATAAATGTTTCTCACATTTGGCAGACTCCCGGCCTTCAACTAAGAAGGTAGCGGGCCAAGCCAGCCAGGCCTTCCAGCAAGGAGCGTGGAGCCAGGCAACGCCCAGGGACACCCGGCCTCTCCCCAGGGAGGCCAGGCAGGACAGCGGGCAAGAGGACATCTGTACTTTTTGCCCAGTGGTCAACACTCATTTATATCACACCGTCTGTCCTCTTGCTTTGATCATCACAGCTTCCCCCAAACTTCTCGGTGCCTCAGAGAAAGCCAGCCACACAGCTTCTGCAAGTCAATCCCTGACTGGCTCAGCTGCTTCTGACTCCCGTCTGTCCCACCCCAGCTACCCACCTGGTCTCAGAGCACATTCACAGTCGTCAGCTCTGTGGCCTGGTGTGCCTGCAGCACTGCCAAAGCCTCTTCCACCTATGGGACACGAGAGGGGGGATGGCAGTTAGTGCAGCTGCCCAGCGGGGTCCTGGGAGAGCCCTGGCCTCCCAGTGCCCAAGCATGCTAGATACTGGAAGTCCCCGCCTTCCTAGCGTTGGGGCTTGCAAGCGGAAACCCACGGTCACCTTCTCAAAACAGGTGTGTGACCCTAGACTGTCAGAACACTGCTCTCTGTACCAAGACCTCACAAGACCTTGCAAGACCTCGCACATGGAGCTGCAGAGAATTAATGGGCAAGAGCTGGAAGAGCAAACCCTTACGCCCTTTTCCCTGCCTGCTCAAAGATTCAGCAGGTGCAAGCTGGCGGTAGCAAAAAGGGAAACCGTCCCAGCCCCCGCCTGGTAGCT
This genomic interval from Mustela lutreola isolate mMusLut2 chromosome 9, mMusLut2.pri, whole genome shotgun sequence contains the following:
- the TOMM34 gene encoding mitochondrial import receptor subunit TOM34; amino-acid sequence: MGPKLADSVEALRAAGNQSFRNGQFAEATVLYSRALRTLQAQGCSNPEEESILFSNRAACHLKDGNCRDCIKDCTSALALIPFSMKPLLRRASAYEALEKYPLAYVDYKTVLQIDDSVASAVEGLNRMTRALMDSLGPEWRLKLPSIPLVPVTAQKRWDSSPLEYHKENTKGKFREATTTKGRVSSAGDVERARILKEEGNELVKKGNHKKAIEKYSESLSFSDIESATYSNRALCHLALKQYKEAVRDCTEALRLDGKNVKAFYRRAQAYKALKDYKSSFEDINSLLQLEPRNGPAQKLQQEVNQSLN